The Microbacterium sp. SORGH_AS_0862 genome has a segment encoding these proteins:
- the uraH gene encoding hydroxyisourate hydrolase, whose product MSHLTTHILDATAGTPAPNVAVTLHRHHEGGAIESVAEGFTDADGRLAIGPDQLEAGMYALTFATGAYFADRGVETFYPLATVTFTVADRPHYHVPLLLSPFAYSTYRGS is encoded by the coding sequence ATGAGCCACCTGACGACCCACATCCTCGACGCGACCGCCGGAACGCCCGCGCCGAACGTCGCGGTCACCCTGCACCGGCATCACGAGGGCGGTGCGATCGAGAGCGTCGCCGAGGGATTCACGGATGCGGACGGCCGGCTCGCGATCGGCCCGGATCAGCTCGAGGCGGGCATGTACGCGCTGACCTTCGCGACCGGCGCGTACTTCGCCGACCGCGGCGTCGAGACCTTCTATCCGCTCGCGACGGTGACCTTCACGGTCGCCGACCGCCCGCACTACCACGTGCCGCTGCTGTTGAGCCCGTTCGCGTACTCCACCTACCGCGGCAGCTGA